CACCGGCCTGCGCGTGATCAACGTCGAGAACTTCGCGGGCGGCGGCTCGGGCGCCGACGTGCGCAAGGTCGATCTGCGCGAGTCGATCGACGCCCGCCTGGGCGCGGCCAACAAGACCGTGACCAAGAAAGAGCTGCGCAACGTCGGCCCTAGCATCAACTACAAGCTGCGCGACAGCGCGGGCCAGGCGCGCGAATTCCACAACTACATGCTGCCGGTCGACATGGGCGATGGCGGTCCCCCGGTGTTCCTGCTCGGCGTGCGCGACACGCCGGCCGAGCCCTTCCGCTACCTACGCATCCCGGCCGACGACCAGGGCGGGCTCGACGGCTTCATGCGCCTGCGCTCGGCGCTGTCCGACACCGCCCTGCGCGAGCTCGCCGTCAAGCGCTACGCCGCGAAGGCGGTGGACGCCGCCCGGCCCGAGCTGGGCACGCAGCTGGCGGCCTCGGCATCGCGCGCGCTGGCCCTGTTCGCGGGCGCCGAGGGGCCGGAGGCCGGCAAGGTGGCCGGCCTGCAGGCCATCTCCGATTTCATGGAAGCCAACGTGCCGGAGGCCGAGCGGGCCCGGGCCGGCGAAGTGCTGGTGCGCATCCTCAACGGCGTGCTCTTCGAGCTGGCGCAGATCACGCGCGAACAGGCTGGCCTGAAGCCGCTGGAGCCCAGCGAGAAGACGCAGGGCTTCATGACGCAGGCCGTGCTGTCGCTGGGCGATGCGCAGCTGTATCCGGCCCCGATGGCGTTCGAGCTGCAGGACTTCACCCAGGTCCAGGCCAGCGTGTTCCAGGTGGCGCGCGCGCCGGGCAAGAACGTCGTGTACCTGGGCTGTGCCTTGCTCATCCTGGGTATTTTTGCGATGCTCTATGTGCGCGAGCGCCGGATCTGGATCTGGCTGGCGCCGCACGGCGATGGCGGCGCCAGCCACGCCACGATGGCAATGTCGACCAACCGCAAGACGATGGACGGCGACCGGGAATTTGAGCAACTGAAGACGAAACTGTTGCAGGAGACCGCATGAACACCGCAACCCACGCGAGCGACACCCGTGTCGTGACCTTGAACGAGAGTTATTTTTCCAGCCGCACCTGGTTCGACTGGCTGTTCGCCGTGCTGGCGGTGGCCGGTGGCCTGTTCGCCTTCTCGCGCTACAGCGGTGCGATGGACGTCTACGAAAAAGGCATCCTGCTCGCCGCCATGCCCGCGGTCATCTGGCTGGGCTGGTTCTGGCGCCCGCTGCGTGTGCTGATGCTCGTGGTGGCGGCATGCTCGCTGCTGGGCATCCTGTCCTACCAGGGCAGCCTGGCGCGCGCCGACAGCGTGTTCTGGCTCAAGTACTTCCTGTCCAGCCAGTCGGCCATTCTGTGGATGAGCGTGCTGTTCTTCATGAGCACGGCGTTCTACTGGCTCGGCATGGTGGGGCGCGGGCAGAGCGCCACGATGGAAATGATCGGCTCGCGCCTGGCCTGGGCCGCCGTGACGATGGCGCTGATCGGCACCATGGTGCGCTGGTACGAAAGCTACCTGATCGGCTCGGACGTGGGCCACATTCCCGTGAGCAACCTGTACGAGGTGTTCGTGCTGTTCTGCTGGCTCACGGCCGCGTTCTACCTCTACTTCGAGGCCCAGTACAACACGCGCGCGTTGGGCGCCTTCGTGATGCTGGTGGTCAGCGCGGCGGTGGGCTTCCTGCTCTGGTATACCGTGGTGCGCGAAGCCCACGAAATCCAGCCGCTGGTGCCCGCGCTCAAGAGCTGGTGGATGAAGCTGCACGTGCCGGCCAACTTCATCGGCTACGGCACCTTCTCGCTGGCGGCCATGGTGGCCTTCGCCTACCTGATCAAGCAGCAGGCCCATGAAACCCGCTGGCACAAGCTGACGCCGATCTGGCTGCTGGGCGCGGCGCTGTGCTTCGTGCCTATCGCCTTCCGCCAGCGCGGCGTGGCCGAGGCCGGCGGCAGCTACTGGGTCGGCTACGCCCTGATCTCGGCGCTGATCGCCGCGGGCATCCTGCTGGGCCGCAAGCGCATCGCCGCGCGGCTGCCGTCGCCCGAGATCCTGGACGACGTGATGTACAAGTCGATCGCGGTCGGCTTTGCCTTCTTCACCATCGCTACCGTGCTGGGCGCCCTCTGGGCCGCCGAGGCCTGGGGCGGCTACTGGAGCTGGGACCCGAAGGAGACCTGGGCCCTGATCGTCTGGCTCAACTACGCGGCCTGGCTGCACATGCGGTTGATGAAGGGCCTGCGCGGCACCGTGGCGGCCTGGTGGGCGCTGGCGGGGCTGGCGGTGACCACCTTTGCCTTCCTCGGGGTCAACATGTTCCTGAGCGGCCTGCACAGCTACGGAACCTTGTAGCCGCGGGCTGAATCCTTGTAAGAAATTCCCGCGTAGAGCGACGAACGGCACATCTCAAGGAACACGGCCATGCTGATCAAGACCCCTCGCGACGGTTTCATCCATTCGAGCGCCAGCGACATCACGCCGCGGCACGTGTACGAGGGGCGCCGGGACCTGCTCAAGCTCATGGCCACGGGCGTGGCCGGCGCCACGCTGGCCACCTGGGCGGCCCGCGACGCGCGGGCCCAGGTGGCGCGGCCGGGCAAGCTGGCCGCATTGCCCGGCGCGAAGTCGGCGGTGGCGGGTGCGGTGACGATGGAAAAGCTCACCGACTACAAGGACGCCACCTCTTACAACAACTACTACGAGTTCGGCACCGACAAGTCCGACCCGGCCAAGAACGCCCACACGCTCAAGACCACGCCCTGGACGGTGGAGGTCGATGGCCTGGTGAAGAAGCCCGCCAGGTACGCGCTGGAAGACCTGCTCAAGCTCAGTGCCCAGGAAGAGCGCATCTATCGCCTGCGCTGCGTCGAGGGCTGGTCGATGGTGATTCCCTGGGTTGGCTACTCGCTGGCCGAGCTGATCCGCAAGGTCGAGCCGCTGGGCAATGCGAAATACGTCGAGTTCATCACGCTGGCCGATCCCAAGACCATGCCCTTCGTCGGCTCGCGCGTGCTTGACTGGCCCTATGTGGAAGGCCTGCGCCTGGACGAGGCCATGCATCCGCTGACGCTGCTGGCCTTCGGCATGTATGGCGAGGTGCTGCCCAACCAGAACGGCGCGCCGGTGCGCCTGGTGGTGCCGTGGAAATACGGTTTCAAGAGCGGCAAGAGCCTGGTCCGCATCCGATTCACCGACCGGGAGCCGGCCACCGCCTGGAACAAGGCCGCGGCCAACGAATACGGCTTCTACTCCAACGTCAACCCCAACGTGGATCATCCGCGCTGGAGCCAGGCCACCGAGCGCCGCATCGGCGAGGATGGTTTGTTCGCCAAGAAGCGCAAGACCTTGCTGTTCAACGGCTACGAGCCCCAGGTCGGCCAGCTCTATGCCGGCATGGATCTCAAGAAGAACTACTGATGCGCGCCTCCCCGTGGCTGATGCACCCGGCGGCCAAGCCGCTGGTGTTTGCGGCAGCCTTGCTGCCGTTCGCCTGGCTGCTCTATGGCGTACTCACCAACAATCTGGGCGCCAACCCGGCCGAGTACCTGATCCGCGCCACCGGCGACTGGACCCTGCGCTTTCTGTGCCTGGTGCTGGCGGTGACGCCGCTGCGCGTGATCGCAGGCCTGCCGGCGCTGGCGCGTTTTCGCCGCATGCTGGGCCTGTTCATGTATTTCTACGCCGCGCTGCATTTCCTGAGCTATGCCGGCTTCGACATGAGCTTCGCGCTTGACGACATCGCCAAGGACATCGCCAAGCGGCCCTTCATCCTGGTGGGCTTCAGCGCTTTCGTGCTGCTCACGCCGCTGGCGGCGACCTCGTTCAACCGCGCCATCCGGGCGTTGGGGGCGGCGCGCTGGCAGTGGCTGCACCGGCTGGTCTACGGCATCGCCGGCCTGGCCATCCTGCACTTCTTCTGGATGCGCGCGGGCAAGCACAACTTTGCCGAGGTGGCGGTCTATGGCGCCATCCTCGCGCTGTTGCTGGGCTGGCGGGCCTGGCGTGCGCTGGGCCGGTTGATGGACACGCCGGGCGCGGCCGGGATCAAGCCCGTCAGGCGTTGACCACGCGCAGGCTGGGCCGGGTTTGCAGGCTCTGGCCGTCGATGACGGCCGTCGGTAGCTGGTAGGAGCGGTCGTCGAACAGATCCACGCCACACATCAGGTTCTCGATCCAGTCCATGAACTCGCCGATGGCGGCGCCCTGCAGCGGTGCGCCGTGCTGGGGAACGATCATCGAGATGTCGAGCTGGCGCGCCATGCGCGTCCACAGTCGCAGGATCTTGTTGGACACCATGTAGCGCCGGTGGAAGCCTTCCATGCGGGGCAGGTGCGGCTGCAGCCGCGTCACGGGCCGCGCCGCATCGGCGCCAGAGGTCATGGAGACGCCCAGATCGCCGGTGAACAGGATGCGGCTGACCGGATCGTAGAAGTGGAAGTTGCCCTCGGCGTGCATGAAGTGCGCCGGCAGCAGCCACAGTTCGCTCTCGCCCAGAGGCAGGCGTCCGCCGCCATCGGGAACGCCGATGATGCGGCCGTCGGTCTTGCCGACCTTGGTGAAATGCGGGACGAAGCGTTCCCAGACGCGCGAGATCACCAGCTTGGCCGGCGTGGAGGTGAGCCAGCGGTCGAGCGAGGCGATGATGTCCGGATCGGCGTGCGAGGCGATCAGATAGGACAGCCGCTGCGGCGAGAACTCGCGCGAGATCGAGAGGTACATCTCGTTGAACGCCAGGTTGCCGCCGGGGTCGAGCACCGCCCCCGTGCCGTGGTCCACGATCAGGAACTGGTTGGCCTGCACGGCCTGGCCGTCTTCCTCGATGAGGTCGGTGAACATCAGGCAGGCGTGGTGCCGGTCGCGGTAGATCTCGATGGGGGGTGACATGAAGGCCTTCGGGGATGAAGGCGCCACTGTAGGCCGCTGCTGCGCGGCGGGCCTTGACGCAGGTCAAGGCCCCGCATCCAGGGCTCAGCCGGGCAGCAGCTGTTCGTGCGCGAAGGTGTCCGCCGCCGATTCGCGCGTGCGGATCAGGGTGGCCCGGTCGCCGTCCACCAGCACTTCCGCGGCCCGACCGCGGGTGTTGTAGTTGCTGGCCATGCTCATGCAGTAGGCACCGGCCGACAGCACGGCCAGGGCGTCGCCCGGCTGGACGGCCAGCGCCCGGTCGCGGCCGATCCAGTCACCGCTTTCGCAGACCGGGCCGACCACGTCCCAGGTGGCCGCGGCCGAGGCGCGCGGCGACAGCGGCACGATCTGGTGAAACGCCTGGTACATGGCCGGGCGCGGCAGGTCGTTCATGGCGGCATCGATGATGCAGAAGTTCTTCTGCTCGCCGGGCTTGAGGTACAGCACCTCGGTCACGCAGACGCCGGCATTGCCGACCAGCGAGCGGCCGGGCTCGATCATGAGCTGGCGCTGGCCGAAGCCGCGTGCATCGAGCTTGGCCAGCAACTGCGCCCAGAGCGCATCGGCCTGCGGCGGGGTGTCGCCGTTGTAGTCGATGCCCAGGCCACCGCCGAAATCGATGTGGTGGATCGGAATGCCGGCGGCCTCGATCGTCTCCACCAGGTCCAGCACGCGGTCCATCGCGTCGAGGTAGGGCGTCTCCTCGGTGATCTGGGAGCCGATGTGGCAATCGATGCCCACCACCTGCAGCCCCGGCAATGCGGCGGCACGCTGGTAGGTGGCCAGCGCACGCTCGTGGGCCACCCCGAACTTGTTGCCCTTGAGGCCGGTGGAAATGTAGGGGTGGGTCTTGGGGTCCACATTCGGGTTGACGCGGATGCTCACCGGCGCGCGCTGGCCGGCCTGCACCGCCACGCTGCTGAGCACCTCAAGCTCGGCCTCGCTCTCGACGTTGAAGCAGCCGATGCCGGCCTGCAGCGCCTCCTGCATCTCGGCGCGGGTCTTGCCGACGCCGGAAAAAATCACCTTGCGCGGGTCACCGCCCACGGCGAGGACCCGGGCCAGCTCGCCGCCCGACACGATGTCGAAGCCGCAGCCGGCCTGCGCAAACACCTGCAGCACGCCGAGCGAGGAGTTGGCTTTCATCGCATAGCAGATCTGCGCCTGGCGCCCGGCGAAGCCGCGCTGGTAGGCGGCCAGCGCCGCCAGCATGGCGGCCTTGGAGTAGACGAACAGGGGCGTGCCGTGCTGGCGGGCCAGGTCGGCCAGACGCACATCTTCGATGAACAGGTCGTTGCCGCGGTAGGCGACATGGGGATGGCCGGGAAGGGAGCGTGCGGTCATGGGGCGGGCGATGAATGGAAGGAGAATCTTAGGTGCTGGCGCCTGGCGCGGCCAGTGGAAATCCATGCTTGTCGGGCCAGCGGGCCTGGATTTTCAGGGTCCAGGTCCGGCAAGGCTTTCAAATCCGGCGGCTCGGTCGAATCACTGAGTGGCCGGCGCAGAGGCTGCGGGCTTGGCGGGCGCGGCGGGTGAATCCGCTTCACCGGGAAGCCGGGGCCGCAGCGTTTCCGGCAGCGTGGCGCGCTGAGCCGCCGCCGGCCCGGTTGGCAAAAACAGGGCGCCCTTTTGGCCGCAGCCGCTCAGAGCCGCCGCGCTCGCAGCAAGGGCAATGGCGCTGACTAGAATTTGGGGAGCATTCAACATCACGGAATTGTAATGACCGACCCTGAATTCATGGACCGTGCCGAGGCCGTGCTGCGCGCGATCGAGTCCTGCTGCGACCGCATCAACGAGGAAACCGACGTCGACATCGACAACCAGCGGGTGGGCGGCATGATCACGCTGACCTTCCGCAACAGGAGCCAGATCATCGTGAACCTGCAAAAACCGTTGCACGAGATCTGGCTGGCGGCCAAATCAGGTGGCTATCACTATAAATTTGATAGCAAAGAATGGCGGGATACCAAGGACATGGGCGAGTTTTTCGCCAATTTATCGCGCAGCGCCACCGCTCAGGCGGGTCAGCCCCTGCAGTTCAGGGGCTGACGCCGGCACTCAGTTCTTGAACAGGTCGAGAATCCGTTTCTTCTCGTCCGACGGCGGCGGCGCCTGGGTGGGCGCTCCCTCGGGGGCCGCCGGTGCCGAGCCCTTGTCTTCCAGGCCCAGGCTGCTGACGCCCGAGCCCTTGACGTACTCGTCGTAGAACCACTCACCGCCCACGTTCACCACACCTTCGGGAGCGCTGTACTCCTGCACCGGCACGCCCTTGAGGGCAGTCTCCATGAAGCTGACCCAGATCGGCAGGCTCAGGCCGCCGCCGGTCTCGCGGTCGCCCAGCGAGCGCGGCGTGTCGTAGCCCATCCAGACCACCGCGGCCAGCGTGGGCTGGAAGCCGGCGAACCAGGTGTCGATCGAGTCGTTGGTGGTGCCGGTCTTGCCGAACAGGTCGGGACGCTTGAGCATCTGCTGGGTCTTGGCCGCGGTGCCGGAGCGCGCGACTTCCTGCAGCAGCCGGTCCATCACGAAGGCATTGCGCGCGTCGATGGCGCGCGCCGATTCGTTGGGCAGCGGCGGCTGGCTTTCGACCAGCACCTTGCCTTTTTGGTCGGTGACCTTGCTGATCAGCCAGGGGTTGACGCGGTAGCCGCCATTGGCGAACACCGAGTAGGCCGTGACCATCTGCATGGGGGTGACCGAGCCTGCGCCGAGCGCCATGGTCAGGTAGGCGGGGTGCTTGTCGGCGTCGAAGCCGAAGCGGGTGATCCATTCCTGGGCGTTCTGCGCGCCCACGGCCTGCAGCACGCGGATCGACACCATGTTCTTGGACTTGGCCAGCGCGGTGTGCAGCGGCATCGGGCCTTCGAACTTGCCGTCGTAGTTCTTGGGCTCCCAGGGCTGGCCGCCGGTGACGCCCGCGTCGAAGAACAGGGGCGCGTCGTTGACGATGGTGGCCGGCGTGAAGCCTTTCTCCAGCGCTGCCGAGTAGATGAAGGGCTTGAAGCTGGAGCCCGGCTGCCGCCAGGCCTGGGTGACGTGATTGAACTTGTTCTTGTCGAAATCGAAGCCGCCGACCAGCGCCTTGATGGCGCCGTCGCGCGGATCCAGCGCCACGAAGG
The sequence above is a segment of the Variovorax terrae genome. Coding sequences within it:
- the ccsB gene encoding c-type cytochrome biogenesis protein CcsB — encoded protein: MNTATHASDTRVVTLNESYFSSRTWFDWLFAVLAVAGGLFAFSRYSGAMDVYEKGILLAAMPAVIWLGWFWRPLRVLMLVVAACSLLGILSYQGSLARADSVFWLKYFLSSQSAILWMSVLFFMSTAFYWLGMVGRGQSATMEMIGSRLAWAAVTMALIGTMVRWYESYLIGSDVGHIPVSNLYEVFVLFCWLTAAFYLYFEAQYNTRALGAFVMLVVSAAVGFLLWYTVVREAHEIQPLVPALKSWWMKLHVPANFIGYGTFSLAAMVAFAYLIKQQAHETRWHKLTPIWLLGAALCFVPIAFRQRGVAEAGGSYWVGYALISALIAAGILLGRKRIAARLPSPEILDDVMYKSIAVGFAFFTIATVLGALWAAEAWGGYWSWDPKETWALIVWLNYAAWLHMRLMKGLRGTVAAWWALAGLAVTTFAFLGVNMFLSGLHSYGTL
- the msrP gene encoding protein-methionine-sulfoxide reductase catalytic subunit MsrP, whose protein sequence is MLIKTPRDGFIHSSASDITPRHVYEGRRDLLKLMATGVAGATLATWAARDARAQVARPGKLAALPGAKSAVAGAVTMEKLTDYKDATSYNNYYEFGTDKSDPAKNAHTLKTTPWTVEVDGLVKKPARYALEDLLKLSAQEERIYRLRCVEGWSMVIPWVGYSLAELIRKVEPLGNAKYVEFITLADPKTMPFVGSRVLDWPYVEGLRLDEAMHPLTLLAFGMYGEVLPNQNGAPVRLVVPWKYGFKSGKSLVRIRFTDREPATAWNKAAANEYGFYSNVNPNVDHPRWSQATERRIGEDGLFAKKRKTLLFNGYEPQVGQLYAGMDLKKNY
- a CDS encoding sulfite oxidase heme-binding subunit YedZ; translation: MRASPWLMHPAAKPLVFAAALLPFAWLLYGVLTNNLGANPAEYLIRATGDWTLRFLCLVLAVTPLRVIAGLPALARFRRMLGLFMYFYAALHFLSYAGFDMSFALDDIAKDIAKRPFILVGFSAFVLLTPLAATSFNRAIRALGAARWQWLHRLVYGIAGLAILHFFWMRAGKHNFAEVAVYGAILALLLGWRAWRALGRLMDTPGAAGIKPVRR
- a CDS encoding MBL fold metallo-hydrolase, whose product is MSPPIEIYRDRHHACLMFTDLIEEDGQAVQANQFLIVDHGTGAVLDPGGNLAFNEMYLSISREFSPQRLSYLIASHADPDIIASLDRWLTSTPAKLVISRVWERFVPHFTKVGKTDGRIIGVPDGGGRLPLGESELWLLPAHFMHAEGNFHFYDPVSRILFTGDLGVSMTSGADAARPVTRLQPHLPRMEGFHRRYMVSNKILRLWTRMARQLDISMIVPQHGAPLQGAAIGEFMDWIENLMCGVDLFDDRSYQLPTAVIDGQSLQTRPSLRVVNA
- the lysA gene encoding diaminopimelate decarboxylase — encoded protein: MTARSLPGHPHVAYRGNDLFIEDVRLADLARQHGTPLFVYSKAAMLAALAAYQRGFAGRQAQICYAMKANSSLGVLQVFAQAGCGFDIVSGGELARVLAVGGDPRKVIFSGVGKTRAEMQEALQAGIGCFNVESEAELEVLSSVAVQAGQRAPVSIRVNPNVDPKTHPYISTGLKGNKFGVAHERALATYQRAAALPGLQVVGIDCHIGSQITEETPYLDAMDRVLDLVETIEAAGIPIHHIDFGGGLGIDYNGDTPPQADALWAQLLAKLDARGFGQRQLMIEPGRSLVGNAGVCVTEVLYLKPGEQKNFCIIDAAMNDLPRPAMYQAFHQIVPLSPRASAAATWDVVGPVCESGDWIGRDRALAVQPGDALAVLSAGAYCMSMASNYNTRGRAAEVLVDGDRATLIRTRESAADTFAHEQLLPG
- the lptM gene encoding LPS translocon maturation chaperone LptM produces the protein MLNAPQILVSAIALAASAAALSGCGQKGALFLPTGPAAAQRATLPETLRPRLPGEADSPAAPAKPAASAPATQ
- the cyaY gene encoding iron donor protein CyaY, with protein sequence MTDPEFMDRAEAVLRAIESCCDRINEETDVDIDNQRVGGMITLTFRNRSQIIVNLQKPLHEIWLAAKSGGYHYKFDSKEWRDTKDMGEFFANLSRSATAQAGQPLQFRG